A window from Gopherus evgoodei ecotype Sinaloan lineage chromosome 24, rGopEvg1_v1.p, whole genome shotgun sequence encodes these proteins:
- the CIART gene encoding circadian-associated transcriptional repressor, with protein sequence MESPNSVSSCESLYSVDSATSDEEDKCYDFGVFLSDSESEVEKEAGGLSRRRGARSGGERNRFSPKSAWTSPSLPGRDCKRRTVKPTLQSSARQRPSSQCSRFSGALEGRYPSACACLMDGDGSLAGRILSQKRVESGRKRLIRPAGEREYSEYAEKPAVRGLKRHRNEETEMREAPTLPLTDGDRLFAQKCRELQGFIRPLAELLNGLKKGRYERGLSSFQRSVAMDRIQRIVGVLQKPEMGERYLGTLLQVEMMLKVWFPHVALNSSCHDSNPAEHARKLAKQSHLKPSAVDGYGGKPGVPSEDSAQNPAVEKLHLMDPAAANGKADVVWREQACFLADWSAMNLTWMHTSPICNPPLGLANLGHLNAAFSQALLGPNACGVILFLHNNLMAPAPFFRSTSVTPDKSSPAFCHPKQAPGTGDPPRCQSLPGAMAAGSYVLSQHPGSHSKSLPHLPSSSKEPKPAAAWTGNRESELLARKGPVYSS encoded by the exons ATGGAGTCCCCCAACAGCGTGTCGTCCTGCGAGTCTCTGTATTCGGTCGACAGTGCCACGAGCGACGAAGAGGACAAGTGTTACGACTTTGGTGTCTTCCTGTCGGACAGTGAGAGCGAGGTGGAGAAAGAGGCAGGCGGTTTGAGCCGCCGGAGAGGCGCCCGCTCCGGAGGGGAGAGGAATCGCTTTTCTCCCAAGTCGGCATGGACTAGCCCCAGCCTGCCGGGTCGGGACTGCAAACGCAGGACAGTGAAACCCACTTTGCAGAGCTCTGCTAGACAACGGCCGTCGAGTCAGTGCAGCCGGTTTTCCGGGGCGCTGGAAGGCAGATACCCCTCCGCCTGCGCATGCTTGATGGACGGGGATGGCAGCCTGGCCGGGAGGATTCTGAGCCAGAAGAGGGTGGAGAGCGGACGGAAGCGTCTGATCCGTCCCGCGGGGGAGAGGGAATACTCCGAGTATGCTGAAAAGCCTGCTGTCCGCGGGTTAAAACGGCACAGGAACGAGGAAACAGAGATGAGGGAAGCTCCGACGTTGCCCTTGACCGACGGTGACCGGCTGTTTGCCCAGAAG TGCCGGGAACTCCAGGGCTTCATCCGGCCTCTCGCGGAGCTTCTGAATGGGCTGAAGAAAGGTCGCTACGAACGAG GGTTAAGCAGCTTCCAGCGGAGCGTGGCCATGGACAGGATTCAGAGAATAGTTGGAGTCCTGCAGAAGCCAGAAATGGG GGAGCGATACCTGGGCACCCTGCTGCAGGTAGAAATGATGCTGAAGGTTTGGTTCCCTCATGTCGCcttgaacagttcctgtcatgaTTCCAATCCAGCAGAGCATGCACGCAAGCTGGCGAAG cagTCCCACCTCAAGCCTTCAGCAGTGGACGGCTATGGAGGAAAGCCCGGAGTGCCCAGTGAAGACTCTGCCCAAAACCCCGCTGTGGAGAAGCTGCACCTCATGGACCCGGCCGCAGCCAATGGCAAAGCTGACGTGGTGTGGAGGGAGCAGGCCTGCTTTCTGGCCGACTGGTCTGCCATGAACTTGACCTGGATGCACACCTCACCCATCTGCAACCCGCCACTGGGGCTGGCGAACCTAGGGCACTTGAATGCTGCTTTCAGCCAGGCCCTGCTTGGACCAAACGCTTGCGGGGTCATTCTCTTCCTCCACAACAACCTGATGGCCCCTGCGCCCTTCTTCCGCTCCACCTCCGTCACTCCCGACAAGAGCTCGCCCGCCTTCTGCCATCCCAAGCAAGCTCCGGGTACGGGAGACCCCCCAAGATGCCAGAGTCTGCCTGGGGCCATGGCAGCAGGGAGCTACGTGCTTAGCCAGCATCCAGGCAGCCACTCCAAATCTTTGCCTCACTTGCCCAGCTCCAGCAAAGAACCCAAGCCAGCAGCCGCTTGGACTGGGAATCGAGAGTCAGAACTGCTGGCTAGGAAAGGGCCCGTGTATTCCTCTTGA